TATTTGTGCCTGTTGAAGTAGAAGATGAACTTGCTTTTATTTTCGCCTATCCTTTTGATATCGAAGCAACTGATCTTTTAACAAGCCTGGGGCTGCGCGACAAAGAGTTTTATATCGGAAGCGAAGGCACAATCCGGAGGCACCTTGAGCTGTTAAAGAACAAGAAGATAAAGCGGGAGATTGACCGCAAGATAGGCGCGCTTAAAGAAAGAGGCGTTGTCGGCGATGAGTTAAAAGAGCTTTTGAATGAGCTCTTAAATGACGCCATCATCCACAATGCCACTGATATCCATATTGAACCGGAAGAAAAAGTATCTACCATACGTTTCAGGATTGACGGGATACTTTATTTTAAAACCTGGATACCGCTTGAGGTGCACAATAACCTGATAAATGTGGTATTCAGCCGGGCAGAGATTACTGTTTCGGATTTTTATCGTTTCCACGATGCCAGGTTCCAGCACAATTATTCTGATCATTCTGTGGATATCCGGGTATCAAGTATTCCTTCGGTTTTCGGGCCTGCGCTTGTTTTAAGGCTTTTAGATGTAAACAAAACCCTGATTACCTTAGAGAATCTCGGGTTTGATGAGCTGCATTATGACAATATCAGCCGTATAGTCAAAAAACCCCACGGCATTGTCATTATTACCGGCCCCACTGGAAGCGGCAAGACTACCACACTCTATGCCATCTTAAACCAGCTCAAGGATATTTCCACAAAAGTATTGACCATTGAGGATCCGGTAGAGATTAAGATGCCGCTCATAAACCAGGTACAGATTAACGAGAAGCAAGGCATAAGCTTTGCTCATGCAACACGCGCCTTCTTAAGGCATGACCCGAACATCATCTTAATCGGCGAAATCCGGGATCCTGATACGGCAGAAGAAGCAATTCGCGCGTCTATTACCGGACACAGGGTGCTTTCAACATTGCATACTAACACCGCGGTAGATTCCATTTACAGGCTCAAGGATTTAGGCATAGACCTGTCTTATATCGCAAACAGCGTTCTTTGCGTGATTTCCCAGAGGTTAATCCGTAAGTTATGTCCTTTCTGCAGAAAGAAGGTCAAGGTTAAAAAAGATAATATTCCTGATTCTTTTAAGCAGCTCCTTCTTGGCGAAAACGAGAATGAAATTTCTCTCTACAAAGCAGACGGCTGCGAGCACTGCCTGTCAGGATACAGAGGCCGTACTGTGATCGCTGAAATCCTTGATTTTGACGAGGAAATCAAGGACATGGTTGTTTCCGGAAAACTTGATCAGATAAGGCATAAATGGAGAGAAAAGGCATATTTGACTTTGGAACAGGACACAGGAGCGCTTCTCTTAAAAGGTATAACCTCTATCGAAGAGGCAGAAAGGATACTCGGATAAATATGTATTACAGATACAGCGTATTGACTCCAACTGGCAATGAAATCGGCGGTTTTGACCAGGGCTCATATGCCGAGATATCGAATAGGCTGAAAGAAAAGAATTATTACATCCTGTCAATGGAAGCGGATTTCTTTAAGTCAGTAAAGTTTGTTTTGGAAAAGAAAACTATTAAACCTCAGATTCTGTCTATATTCTTTGAAGACCTGGCAAATATGCTTAAGACCGGCATTGCCATGAATGAGGCGATAAGCGCTCTGCGCGAGTCA
This is a stretch of genomic DNA from Candidatus Omnitrophota bacterium. It encodes these proteins:
- a CDS encoding type II/IV secretion system protein, with protein sequence MPVQEIGNILLSSKVITKEQLEFALAMQKSSNGGQRLGRILKYYNFATDEDIAQALAKQVDWKYFDKKYVLHLPVIEKIGLDLLIDRVFVPVEVEDELAFIFAYPFDIEATDLLTSLGLRDKEFYIGSEGTIRRHLELLKNKKIKREIDRKIGALKERGVVGDELKELLNELLNDAIIHNATDIHIEPEEKVSTIRFRIDGILYFKTWIPLEVHNNLINVVFSRAEITVSDFYRFHDARFQHNYSDHSVDIRVSSIPSVFGPALVLRLLDVNKTLITLENLGFDELHYDNISRIVKKPHGIVIITGPTGSGKTTTLYAILNQLKDISTKVLTIEDPVEIKMPLINQVQINEKQGISFAHATRAFLRHDPNIILIGEIRDPDTAEEAIRASITGHRVLSTLHTNTAVDSIYRLKDLGIDLSYIANSVLCVISQRLIRKLCPFCRKKVKVKKDNIPDSFKQLLLGENENEISLYKADGCEHCLSGYRGRTVIAEILDFDEEIKDMVVSGKLDQIRHKWREKAYLTLEQDTGALLLKGITSIEEAERILG